CGGCGATGTGCGGCGTGCCGATTTCGACAAGCTGCAAAAGCGCTGCGTCGATCTCCGGCTCGTTTTCCCACACGTCCAAAATCGCGGTTAGCCGGCCTTGTTGCAACATTTTTTTGAGCGCGGCATTGTCGACGACGGCGCCGCGGCTGGTGTTGATCACCAGGCTGCCGGATTTCAGCGCGCCCAATCGCGATTCATCAAAAAGATGAAAAGTGGCGTCTTCGCCTTCGCCGGTCAAGGGCGTGTGCAAAGTGATGATGTCAGCTGCCATCAACGCCTCGAGCGGCAAAAATTTCGGATCGCGCGTTTGCCGTGCCAGCGGCGGATCGTTGAGCAGCACACGCATGCCGAGACCGGCGGCCATCTCCGCCACGCGGCTGCCAATGTGACCCACCCCGACAATGCCGAGCGTCAAATGGTGCAAAGATAAATGACGCTGCACAGCGCGATGAACCATCGCCGCTGTCACGTATTCGGCCACTGAATTGGCATTGCTTCCTGCCGCGTTGGTAAAGGCGATGCCCTGTTGTTGCAGATAAGCGAGGTCAATGTGATCGTCGCCAATCGTTGCCGTGCCGACAAAACGAACCGGCGTACCCTTCAATAATTTTTCGTCAACCGGCGTGACTGAGCGCACCAGCAAGAGATCGGCATCCTGAAGCGCCGCGCGGGTCATGGCGCGGCCGGGCATCAGCCGGACTTCGCCCAGAGGGGAAAATGCCTCGCGAACACAGGGGATATTTTCGTCAGCAACGATTCTCATTGTGGATCCTTCCACAAGCAACATTTATGCGTTAACACCATCAAACGATAAAAGCTCTGAACTGATGTTACGGTACAATTTAAAAAAACATTTGGTTTTTGCCAACGATAAAATAAGCTCGAAAAAAACCATTTTAAAATTCTGCTCACAAAGACCCGACGGCGCTGAAAATTTCAACTTGCTATGCACGATCTTTTGCAAATTTTTCTTTCTCTAAGTCTCAGCCTCAATCAAAAGCCGGCTGCAAATTTACCCTCGGCGCCGGCGAATCAGGAAATTGTGGCGGCCAGTCCGGCGGTACCGAATGCCAGGTTGTATGAAATGAGCAAAACGGAAATTGACGCCTTGCTGCGCGAAACCAGCGCCCGCTTGACGGATTTTCCATCGCGGCTGCAGGCCTATTCACAGCGCGCGCTGGGCACGCCTTACCGCTGGTTTCCGCTGGGCGAGGGGCCGCAGGCCAAATACGACCGCGGCCCGCTGATCGATTTGACGCGGGTCGATTGCCTGACTTTTTGCGAGCAGATTTTAGCGATGACCCTGGCCGATCACTACGAGGAGATGTTTCAGCGTTTGCAGCGTCTGCGTTATCGCGAGGGGGTGATCGACATCCGCGCGCGCAATCATTTTATGATGGCGGATTGGCTGCCGAACAATGCCTGGTTATTCGAAGACGTCACCGCGGCCATCGGCGGCGAGTTGTGCGTCGACATGCGCAAAACCATCGATCGCGTCGCCGTGTTACGCAAAAGGGGCGTGCCGGAAAAAGAGCTGGCGTCGATTCCGCCGCCACAAACGCTGGTGATAAAGTATATTCCCGAAGCTGATTTGCCGGCCATCAAAACGAAATTGCAGGCGGGAGATCTGGCGGTGGTGATTCAGAGCCGTCCCGGCATTTTTGCGGCGCATCTGGGGTTTTTGCTGCGCGACGGTGATGGCCGGATTTTTTTTCGCAATGCCTCGGCGCGCCGCGGCGTGAAGAAGGTGGTGGACGAGGATTTTGACGATCTCGTGAGATTTCTGCGGCGCAATCCGAGCTGGGTGGGCATGGTTTTTGGGCGCGTGCGGCCGGCGTTTAT
Above is a window of candidate division KSB1 bacterium DNA encoding:
- a CDS encoding DUF1460 domain-containing protein, whose amino-acid sequence is MHDLLQIFLSLSLSLNQKPAANLPSAPANQEIVAASPAVPNARLYEMSKTEIDALLRETSARLTDFPSRLQAYSQRALGTPYRWFPLGEGPQAKYDRGPLIDLTRVDCLTFCEQILAMTLADHYEEMFQRLQRLRYREGVIDIRARNHFMMADWLPNNAWLFEDVTAAIGGELCVDMRKTIDRVAVLRKRGVPEKELASIPPPQTLVIKYIPEADLPAIKTKLQAGDLAVVIQSRPGIFAAHLGFLLRDGDGRIFFRNASARRGVKKVVDEDFDDLVRFLRRNPSWVGMVFGRVRPAFMSHPEIAARAALAK
- the pdxB gene encoding 4-phosphoerythronate dehydrogenase PdxB, which translates into the protein MRIVADENIPCVREAFSPLGEVRLMPGRAMTRAALQDADLLLVRSVTPVDEKLLKGTPVRFVGTATIGDDHIDLAYLQQQGIAFTNAAGSNANSVAEYVTAAMVHRAVQRHLSLHHLTLGIVGVGHIGSRVAEMAAGLGMRVLLNDPPLARQTRDPKFLPLEALMAADIITLHTPLTGEGEDATFHLFDESRLGALKSGSLVINTSRGAVVDNAALKKMLQQGRLTAILDVWENEPEIDAALLQLVEIGTPHIAGYSLEGKLNGVAQIYRAVCEFLGATPKWRMQTALPPVDAPLIRVQSNFESSEKKLEALIKHAYDITADDRRLRKYLREQAQDRGRYFDRLRRDYPVRREFYNYQVNVESGDENLLPPIKALGFQIRAGSS